A window of the Haloquadratum walsbyi C23 genome harbors these coding sequences:
- a CDS encoding DR2241 family protein, whose amino-acid sequence MIKVPGTVSKALIAHLVNVKDQINFDGLCVTAVDGGYRIETPSVETPTLTHTDLLNYVTTEEVAPYVTNWYYWESTLSELGRHRRAFLRHAEGAHKNDVPTRYRALRSDDGCLTEWGEIQVTAILDNRGHRHYDIRHQDDAKVAPETLETHTDPRDAREISTYDDRGRYRPLQTAPSLQTGWVFPNLDARDAVETINFLYPASIPNWNLERNGELDITHWRETVERQTGIYGVVEELPRSAVEWVAEACCVDSQCLKRREWQYTDDDQLEADGGTGTFPCREPCSLVIAASRRWTKLEEENERTYEFDLTPSEKDQLEAIIDAVADGRTDEIREADVYEGANQYRTRFLRAKRIDDEGRLSGTPTEPLAESSTNDEQQTVMDDADNDVATSGNEPHDGADHSSQSAEANGEASKDE is encoded by the coding sequence ATGATTAAGGTACCAGGCACCGTCAGCAAAGCGTTGATAGCCCATCTTGTCAATGTAAAAGATCAAATCAATTTTGATGGACTTTGCGTTACCGCTGTGGATGGGGGTTACCGAATTGAGACCCCTTCGGTTGAAACGCCTACACTCACACATACAGATTTACTCAATTATGTCACAACTGAAGAAGTCGCCCCCTATGTGACAAACTGGTATTACTGGGAATCAACCCTCTCAGAGTTGGGTCGTCACCGCCGGGCGTTCCTTCGACATGCAGAAGGTGCACATAAAAACGATGTCCCAACGCGATATAGAGCTCTTCGTTCAGATGATGGATGTCTGACTGAGTGGGGAGAGATACAAGTGACAGCAATACTCGATAATCGGGGTCATCGTCACTATGATATCCGACATCAAGATGATGCAAAGGTTGCACCCGAAACGCTTGAAACACATACGGACCCCCGTGATGCCCGTGAGATCTCGACATATGATGATCGCGGCCGGTATCGACCACTACAGACAGCACCATCACTCCAAACAGGATGGGTATTCCCGAATCTTGATGCACGCGATGCAGTTGAAACGATCAATTTTCTATATCCGGCTTCAATTCCTAATTGGAATCTTGAACGCAACGGCGAGCTTGATATCACACATTGGCGTGAGACGGTTGAGCGCCAAACTGGCATCTATGGTGTTGTTGAAGAACTCCCCCGATCTGCTGTTGAGTGGGTCGCAGAAGCCTGTTGCGTAGACTCACAGTGTCTTAAACGTCGTGAGTGGCAATATACTGATGATGATCAACTAGAGGCTGATGGTGGGACAGGAACATTTCCCTGTCGAGAACCCTGTTCGCTTGTCATCGCAGCATCACGTCGATGGACAAAGCTTGAAGAAGAGAATGAGCGAACCTATGAGTTTGATCTGACACCATCTGAAAAGGACCAACTCGAAGCCATTATTGATGCTGTTGCTGACGGTCGTACTGATGAGATCAGAGAAGCCGATGTATATGAAGGAGCGAATCAATATCGGACTCGGTTCCTCCGTGCGAAGCGGATTGATGATGAGGGTCGTCTCTCAGGCACACCAACAGAACCATTAGCAGAATCGTCAACGAATGATGAACAACAGACTGTCATGGATGACGCTGACAATGATGTGGCAACATCTGGAAATGAACCACATGATGGTGCTGATCACAGTAGTCAATCGGCTGAAGCTAACGGAGAAGCCAGTAAAGACGAATAA
- a CDS encoding DUF7524 family protein, producing the protein MTEPLTIRLNAGKLYAVDAPDAFSARENFDIELQNMGESVHVHLRFDEKLSQGARLPEVNHYVKADDNRRVGVRVSPHQYPIEGELTVASGYGSKTDCVTVTIAAPESNVDETTEAGENKEASDTEDNTILTRGWKWIRSQNNIGTEIGGIAAVGGLSVIALFIAVSIAIIIPNSVTVLLVGTVFGVVVAVALGLLLDI; encoded by the coding sequence GTGACAGAACCGCTCACGATCCGGCTGAACGCTGGGAAGCTATATGCAGTTGATGCACCTGATGCATTTAGCGCTCGTGAGAATTTCGATATCGAGCTACAAAATATGGGTGAATCTGTGCATGTTCACCTCCGATTTGATGAAAAACTGTCGCAGGGAGCACGATTGCCTGAGGTCAATCACTATGTCAAAGCGGATGATAATCGCCGGGTTGGCGTTCGCGTATCTCCTCATCAATATCCAATTGAGGGGGAACTTACCGTTGCATCAGGATATGGCTCTAAGACCGACTGCGTTACTGTGACAATTGCGGCGCCAGAATCGAACGTCGATGAAACAACAGAGGCAGGTGAAAATAAAGAAGCATCTGACACTGAAGATAACACAATCCTCACTCGTGGGTGGAAATGGATTCGAAGTCAAAACAACATTGGGACCGAAATTGGCGGGATTGCTGCCGTAGGTGGACTGTCGGTCATTGCACTCTTTATTGCGGTTAGTATTGCGATAATTATCCCAAATTCAGTTACAGTGCTGTTGGTCGGAACTGTTTTTGGTGTGGTGGTTGCGGTCGCACTTGGATTACTGCTCGATATATAG
- a CDS encoding methytransferase partner Trm112 produces MKESLMDILCDPLDKSELELEVDERDGEEIIEGRLIGKETGEVYPIEDGIPNLLPPDMREE; encoded by the coding sequence ATGAAAGAGTCACTGATGGATATCCTCTGTGACCCTCTTGACAAGAGTGAGCTTGAGCTTGAGGTAGATGAACGCGATGGTGAGGAAATCATCGAAGGGCGACTCATTGGAAAAGAGACTGGTGAAGTATACCCAATCGAAGATGGAATTCCAAACTTACTTCCACCGGATATGCGTGAAGAGTGA
- a CDS encoding adenylosuccinate synthase, translating into MTVTIVGSQLGDEGKGALVDLWGGGADVVARYQGGDNAGHTVVEDGDEYKLSLVPSGAVRDKVGVLGNGCVINLKTLFSEIDELRERGLTPDVRVARRAHVIMPYHRVLDGIEEDAKSDSDLEAGTTGRGIGPTYEDKVGRRGVRVGDLLDPSVLRDRLEYVVPQKRALAESIFGVDTSEAFDVESLFSEYRQLGKRLTEEDMTVNAGEFLNEHLNHDSTILFEGAQGTSIDIDHGIYPYVTSSNPTAGGAATGTGISPTVIGQGEVVGIIKAYLSRVGTGPLPTELTGTDEALADHIREKGGEFGTVTGRPRRIGWLDIPMLRHATRSNGFTGLVINHIDVLAGLDEVCVGHSYDLNGEEQFTIPATTERWAECEPNLRSFDPWDSVAWSDVATEGYEAIPANAKQYLEYLTNELDTPIYAVGVGPDRAETIELVNPFDIDA; encoded by the coding sequence ATGACCGTTACAATCGTCGGCTCCCAATTGGGAGACGAGGGCAAAGGTGCGCTCGTTGATTTATGGGGAGGCGGCGCCGATGTCGTCGCACGGTATCAAGGCGGCGACAATGCGGGCCACACCGTCGTTGAAGACGGTGATGAGTATAAGTTGTCGTTGGTTCCGAGCGGGGCAGTCCGAGACAAAGTTGGTGTGCTAGGCAATGGATGTGTCATCAATCTTAAAACACTATTTTCCGAGATCGATGAGCTCCGTGAGCGCGGGCTTACACCAGATGTCCGTGTTGCTCGCCGTGCACATGTCATTATGCCATATCATCGGGTTCTTGATGGAATTGAAGAAGACGCTAAATCAGACTCCGATCTTGAGGCTGGGACGACTGGTCGCGGAATTGGACCGACGTATGAAGATAAGGTGGGTCGACGAGGAGTCCGTGTTGGAGACTTACTTGACCCAAGTGTCCTTCGAGATCGACTTGAGTATGTCGTCCCCCAAAAGCGTGCACTCGCCGAGAGTATATTTGGGGTTGACACGAGTGAGGCATTTGATGTTGAATCGCTGTTTTCTGAATATCGTCAACTGGGGAAGCGACTAACTGAGGAAGATATGACAGTCAACGCGGGTGAGTTCCTCAACGAGCACCTCAATCATGATTCAACGATTCTATTCGAAGGTGCACAAGGGACATCGATTGATATCGATCATGGAATTTACCCGTATGTTACCTCATCAAACCCAACAGCGGGTGGGGCAGCAACTGGGACAGGTATCAGTCCAACAGTTATTGGTCAGGGAGAGGTTGTTGGAATCATCAAAGCATATCTCTCGCGAGTCGGAACCGGACCGCTCCCAACAGAATTAACGGGTACTGATGAGGCGCTTGCAGATCATATCCGAGAGAAGGGCGGTGAATTCGGAACAGTAACTGGACGTCCCCGAAGAATCGGATGGCTTGATATTCCAATGCTCCGACATGCAACGCGATCAAATGGATTCACAGGACTTGTAATAAATCATATTGATGTGCTCGCTGGACTTGATGAAGTCTGTGTTGGTCACTCATATGACCTCAATGGCGAGGAGCAATTCACAATACCAGCCACAACAGAAAGATGGGCAGAATGCGAGCCAAATCTTCGATCATTTGATCCATGGGATAGTGTTGCATGGAGTGATGTCGCAACTGAAGGATACGAGGCGATTCCGGCAAATGCAAAGCAGTATCTTGAATATCTCACAAACGAACTCGACACTCCGATTTACGCGGTTGGCGTTGGACCAGACCGTGCTGAGACGATTGAGTTGGTCAATCCATTCGATATCGATGCGTAG
- the purH gene encoding bifunctional phosphoribosylaminoimidazolecarboxamide formyltransferase/IMP cyclohydrolase, producing MLTIAGLASNHGRNLLHIADQSPGDATVEVILTNDADAPVLDAASAREVQTGVIERPDKQSREKHEERILDALGQYDIDIICLDGYMRVLTERFIESTPPVLNVHPSLLPAFPGLNAHERVLKADVRVTGCTVHLVTEAVDDGPIITQESVPVRTDDDPSTLKQRVRTTAEFIAYPRAIRLFSHDKVTIDHSKTPPTVSIEIDDADQFPEKRHISSDRVDALRYGENPHQSAAVYADMTASEPSVVRAPQLNHGAKALSYNNYNDADAALRLVQEFKKPAAAVIKHTNPAGCATAETLTDAYADALATDPMSAFGGIVALNRTCDAATAGAIIESFKEVVVAPGYTDNAIDMLREREDLRVLEVDSIDESEKTSDQQSIISKPLIGGRLLQEQDTWAPSRDDLEVVTSVEPTEEQLTTMEFAWRVLKHVKSNGIILADGTETVGIGMGQVSRVDAVRLAVMKATEHAEDGEPAGSIMASDAFFPFPDGVETAADADIEAVIQPGGSVNDDEVIAACEEHDIPMVFTGRRCFRHD from the coding sequence ATGCTCACGATTGCCGGGTTAGCGAGTAATCACGGTCGAAATCTCTTGCATATCGCGGATCAATCGCCCGGAGACGCGACAGTCGAAGTGATCCTGACAAATGATGCGGACGCGCCCGTGCTCGATGCGGCTTCCGCGCGTGAAGTTCAGACTGGAGTCATTGAACGACCAGATAAACAATCCAGAGAAAAGCATGAAGAGCGTATTCTCGATGCCCTCGGGCAGTACGATATCGACATTATTTGTCTTGATGGATACATGCGAGTTCTCACTGAGAGGTTCATTGAGTCAACGCCACCAGTATTAAATGTGCATCCATCATTACTTCCAGCATTTCCAGGGTTGAACGCGCATGAGCGAGTACTTAAGGCTGATGTTCGGGTCACAGGATGCACTGTGCATCTCGTCACAGAGGCTGTCGATGATGGTCCGATTATTACCCAGGAGTCTGTTCCAGTTCGAACTGATGATGATCCTTCTACATTAAAACAGCGGGTGCGCACCACGGCAGAATTCATTGCATATCCGCGTGCGATTCGACTATTTAGTCATGATAAAGTCACAATCGATCACTCGAAGACACCACCAACGGTTTCCATTGAGATCGATGATGCTGATCAGTTCCCCGAAAAAAGACACATATCAAGTGATCGCGTAGATGCACTGCGGTATGGAGAGAATCCACATCAATCAGCCGCTGTGTATGCTGATATGACTGCGTCTGAGCCAAGTGTTGTGAGGGCACCACAATTGAATCACGGGGCGAAAGCACTCTCATATAATAATTATAATGATGCTGATGCTGCATTACGGTTAGTACAGGAATTCAAGAAGCCAGCCGCAGCGGTAATCAAGCATACAAACCCTGCAGGATGTGCAACTGCTGAGACACTAACAGATGCATATGCAGATGCACTAGCCACTGACCCAATGAGTGCATTTGGTGGCATCGTCGCGTTAAACCGAACATGCGATGCTGCAACCGCTGGAGCGATTATTGAATCATTCAAAGAGGTGGTAGTTGCTCCGGGATACACTGATAATGCGATTGATATGCTCAGAGAGCGTGAGGACCTTCGGGTTCTTGAGGTGGATTCTATTGATGAATCAGAAAAAACCAGTGATCAACAATCAATAATATCGAAACCGCTTATTGGAGGACGGTTGCTGCAAGAACAGGATACATGGGCGCCGTCACGAGATGATCTTGAGGTGGTCACCAGTGTTGAGCCAACAGAAGAGCAACTGACAACGATGGAATTCGCATGGCGTGTACTAAAACATGTCAAGTCAAATGGAATTATTCTTGCGGATGGAACCGAAACTGTCGGTATTGGGATGGGGCAGGTATCGCGTGTTGATGCTGTTCGATTAGCAGTGATGAAAGCCACAGAACACGCTGAAGACGGGGAACCAGCGGGGAGTATAATGGCTTCCGATGCGTTTTTTCCATTCCCCGATGGCGTTGAAACCGCTGCTGACGCCGACATTGAGGCTGTGATTCAGCCTGGAGGATCGGTAAACGATGATGAGGTGATCGCTGCCTGTGAGGAGCATGATATACCGATGGTTTTCACCGGTCGGCGTTGCTTCAGACACGATTAA